One Synechococcus sp. JA-2-3B'a(2-13) genomic window carries:
- a CDS encoding biotin transporter BioY yields MTATFVHTPLAQTVLPRPSRTRDLLLVLGGSLFVAALAQVRIPLPFTPVPITGQTFGVMLVGAGFGARLGFLTLLVYLLEGILGLPFFSGGGSGLGHLAGATGGYLLAFPLAAGLMGWLVERWGVDRNPWKMALAMLSCSALIFLLGATWLGVWLNQNVEPTSILAVLNKGVFPFIPGDLVKCGLAAVLLPTIWRWVGRERPPADS; encoded by the coding sequence ATGACTGCTACCTTTGTTCACACACCCTTGGCGCAAACTGTTCTGCCTCGCCCTTCCCGAACTCGGGATCTCCTGCTGGTTCTGGGGGGAAGTTTGTTCGTAGCTGCCCTGGCTCAGGTGCGGATCCCTCTGCCCTTCACGCCGGTACCGATTACCGGGCAAACCTTTGGGGTGATGCTGGTGGGGGCAGGCTTTGGGGCACGGCTGGGCTTTCTCACGTTGCTGGTGTACCTGCTGGAAGGGATCCTGGGATTGCCCTTCTTCAGCGGTGGCGGATCCGGGCTTGGCCACTTGGCGGGGGCGACGGGGGGCTACCTATTGGCTTTTCCCCTAGCTGCGGGGCTGATGGGCTGGTTGGTGGAGCGCTGGGGCGTGGATCGCAACCCCTGGAAGATGGCGCTGGCGATGTTATCCTGCTCAGCTCTGATTTTTTTGCTGGGAGCCACTTGGCTGGGGGTGTGGCTGAACCAGAATGTTGAGCCCACCTCGATCTTGGCCGTCCTCAACAAAGGGGTCTTCCCTTTTATCCCAGGAGACTTGGTGAAGTGCGGACTGGCGGCAGTGCTGCTGCCCACCATCTGGCGCTGGGTGGGACGGGAAAGGCCACCGGCTGACTCGTAA